In Sulfurisphaera javensis, a single genomic region encodes these proteins:
- a CDS encoding CBS domain-containing protein, whose protein sequence is MKIKGREIISIDPEAYVIDAIFFMKRNNIRRIVVSKGKDILGIFSVDEALYHIINNDVECKLKDAKLKNPIRVSDNELREVMGSMVRYDVDSVLYDDKIITYKDIVSKIDWNKTDRLIGEISKQAIFVEPYTKIKTAGEIMIKNKIRHLPVYEKSLYGIISARDLVYNYDIDLNLSVSKIMVVEVFYTSKEEPISKVVSTMITRNIGSVVVINSKTIEIVTLKDLVDFALRNLIY, encoded by the coding sequence TTGAAGATTAAAGGGAGAGAAATAATAAGCATAGATCCAGAGGCATACGTAATAGATGCCATATTCTTTATGAAGAGAAATAACATTAGGAGAATAGTAGTAAGTAAAGGCAAGGATATTTTAGGTATTTTTAGTGTAGATGAAGCTTTATATCATATAATTAATAATGACGTTGAATGTAAACTTAAAGATGCTAAACTAAAAAATCCAATTAGAGTAAGCGATAACGAGTTAAGAGAAGTTATGGGAAGCATGGTAAGATATGATGTTGATTCTGTGCTTTATGATGATAAAATAATTACTTATAAAGATATTGTCTCTAAAATTGACTGGAATAAAACAGATAGATTAATTGGTGAAATCTCAAAACAAGCTATTTTTGTAGAACCTTATACAAAGATAAAAACTGCTGGAGAAATAATGATTAAAAACAAGATAAGACATTTACCAGTGTACGAAAAGTCCTTGTATGGTATAATCTCGGCTAGAGACTTAGTTTATAATTATGATATTGATCTTAATCTTAGCGTAAGTAAAATTATGGTAGTAGAAGTTTTTTATACTAGTAAAGAGGAGCCAATTTCAAAAGTTGTAAGTACTATGATTACTAGAAATATAGGAAGTGTTGTTGTGATTAATTCTAAAACCATAGAGATTGTAACTTTAAAAGATTTAGTTGATTTTGCTTTAAGAAATTTAATATACTAG
- the mobB gene encoding molybdopterin-guanine dinucleotide biosynthesis protein B produces MPCIIQVIGKKDTGKTSAIEKAVKILKENGYTVAVVKHSHHEIDLQGKDTYKFWNAGSDIVTFNNSKCVLFYKCNPDLIHFLPVDVVLIEGYKELDLGKKIEISNPNQVDEVSKRIIEETKNCKTKGKIIVDGKKIECNDTITLLLYNLLRYLNIREVKIED; encoded by the coding sequence ATGCCATGTATAATACAAGTTATAGGTAAAAAAGATACTGGAAAAACTTCAGCAATAGAAAAGGCTGTAAAAATTCTCAAAGAAAATGGCTATACAGTTGCAGTTGTAAAACATTCTCATCATGAAATTGATTTACAAGGAAAAGATACTTACAAGTTTTGGAACGCTGGTTCAGATATAGTTACTTTTAACAATTCTAAATGTGTATTATTTTATAAATGCAACCCAGATCTAATTCATTTTTTACCAGTTGATGTAGTTTTAATTGAGGGTTATAAAGAATTAGATCTGGGTAAAAAAATTGAAATTAGTAATCCTAATCAAGTTGACGAAGTTAGTAAAAGGATTATAGAAGAAACTAAAAATTGTAAGACAAAAGGGAAGATAATAGTTGATGGTAAAAAAATTGAGTGTAATGATACAATAACATTACTGTTATATAATTTGTTAAGGTATCTGAATATAAGGGAAGTAAAGATTGAAGATTAA
- a CDS encoding molybdopterin molybdotransferase MoeA, whose translation MLINLEEARKIIDEQFSMKDIYYRYENVYNSIGKIILEDIYAIKSIPEVNLSAMDGFAFRINDYKKYGKLKIAGKLFPSSKNIPELKEREAYYVATGSPIPRGADAVVRIEACKVINNELIIGEEVYEGKDIKYAGEDIREGEIILRKGEILTPYYLGILTYQGITKVKIGNLNSCVIASGDEITPFTNPTENLIPDSISPILIPLLEKVGKANYLGVVKDDKESIRKTLVKSKDSCDIIFFIGGSSVGEKDYVKKIIGELGSLLFEGVSVNIIKRGGVGKIENKPIISLPGQVVSAITVFHEHGLHIISRMLNTEIRRFVKAKLGKDINVEHKMDSTYLFKLENGEAFPLRWGTGLYSELIKADGFGYLTRGRLHKRGEEIEIQRFL comes from the coding sequence GTGCTAATAAACTTAGAAGAAGCTAGAAAAATAATAGATGAACAATTTTCCATGAAAGATATTTATTATAGATATGAAAACGTTTATAATTCTATAGGGAAAATTATTTTAGAAGATATATATGCAATAAAAAGTATTCCTGAAGTAAATTTATCAGCTATGGATGGATTTGCCTTTAGAATTAATGACTATAAAAAGTATGGAAAATTAAAAATAGCTGGAAAGCTTTTTCCTTCATCAAAAAACATACCAGAACTTAAAGAAAGAGAAGCATATTATGTAGCTACAGGCTCTCCCATTCCAAGAGGCGCTGACGCTGTTGTTAGAATTGAAGCATGCAAAGTAATTAATAATGAGTTGATTATAGGCGAAGAAGTATATGAGGGAAAAGATATAAAGTATGCTGGTGAAGATATTAGAGAAGGAGAAATAATATTAAGAAAAGGAGAAATTTTGACTCCTTACTATTTAGGTATTTTAACCTATCAAGGTATCACAAAAGTTAAAATTGGTAATCTAAATAGTTGTGTCATAGCGTCTGGGGATGAGATAACTCCATTTACTAATCCAACTGAAAATCTTATTCCAGATTCAATATCACCAATATTAATTCCACTACTTGAAAAAGTAGGAAAAGCTAATTATTTAGGAGTAGTAAAGGACGATAAGGAAAGTATAAGGAAGACATTAGTAAAGTCAAAAGATTCTTGTGATATTATTTTCTTTATTGGGGGTTCTTCAGTAGGCGAAAAAGATTACGTTAAGAAGATTATAGGAGAACTAGGATCATTATTGTTTGAAGGAGTTAGTGTAAATATAATAAAAAGGGGTGGAGTAGGAAAAATTGAAAATAAACCTATTATAAGTCTACCCGGACAAGTTGTTTCTGCAATAACTGTATTTCATGAACATGGTTTACATATTATATCTAGAATGTTAAACACCGAAATTAGAAGATTTGTAAAGGCAAAACTAGGTAAGGATATAAATGTTGAACATAAAATGGATTCTACTTACTTATTTAAATTAGAAAATGGGGAAGCATTTCCTTTAAGATGGGGAACAGGTTTATATAGTGAACTTATTAAAGCTGATGGCTTTGGATACTTAACTAGAGGAAGGCTACATAAAAGAGGAGAAGAAATTGAAATTCAAAGATTTCTTTGA
- a CDS encoding molybdenum cofactor guanylyltransferase, whose product MKFKDFFDVIILAGGESKRFGSDKCCFEFNGKTFLERIVENFNNPIIVTNKQRKVQGIQIIDNIRKGPVKAIELALSCVFREKVFITGCDFPFITYELASFICNKEADISLIVEEEIQPLLGCYSTSFLKNYITHVKTLYQLINYANTVYFIGTYELKLHGFSSIQLKNINSWKDFLINQDKYTLSKYVIKGNKSASTLCANTRRSSN is encoded by the coding sequence TTGAAATTCAAAGATTTCTTTGACGTAATTATTCTAGCTGGAGGGGAATCAAAAAGATTTGGTTCTGATAAGTGTTGTTTTGAATTTAATGGAAAAACATTCTTAGAAAGGATAGTTGAGAATTTTAATAATCCTATAATAGTCACCAATAAACAAAGGAAAGTTCAAGGTATACAAATTATAGATAATATCAGAAAAGGACCAGTTAAAGCAATAGAATTAGCTTTATCATGTGTGTTTAGGGAAAAAGTCTTTATAACTGGTTGTGATTTTCCCTTTATTACTTATGAATTAGCAAGCTTTATTTGTAATAAAGAGGCAGATATAAGTTTAATTGTAGAGGAAGAAATACAGCCACTATTAGGTTGTTATTCCACAAGTTTTCTTAAAAATTACATAACTCATGTTAAAACGCTATATCAATTAATTAATTATGCAAATACAGTTTATTTTATAGGGACTTATGAGTTAAAATTACACGGTTTTTCATCAATTCAACTCAAAAATATTAATTCATGGAAAGATTTTTTGATAAATCAAGATAAATACACACTAAGCAAATATGTGATAAAGGGTAACAAAAGTGCTAGTACCCTTTGTGCCAACACCAGACGAAGTAGCAATTGA
- a CDS encoding diphthine--ammonia ligase — MKVCVLYSGGKDSTYSLHWAVFKGFEIKCLITLLPEKEYSWMFQVPNVELTKYQAEVLGYNLLQIKTSGIKDRELKDLKIAFIKAKELGAEGIVTGALLSDYQRLNINLIAEEVNLKTYSPLWRKNQEEYLREIVKEGFKFIITSATAYGFPFHLLGKVIDEQDVEEIIERARKYGFNPAFEGGEAETFVIYAPLFKRELKVEGYKKKISEYEWRFIITHIH, encoded by the coding sequence ATGAAAGTATGCGTATTGTACTCTGGAGGAAAAGACAGTACTTATTCTTTACATTGGGCAGTATTTAAAGGATTTGAGATTAAGTGTCTAATAACACTCTTGCCAGAAAAAGAGTACTCTTGGATGTTCCAAGTACCAAACGTTGAACTAACAAAGTACCAAGCTGAGGTCCTTGGATATAATTTATTACAGATAAAAACTTCTGGAATAAAAGACAGAGAATTGAAAGATCTAAAAATAGCATTTATCAAAGCTAAAGAACTAGGTGCAGAAGGTATTGTAACTGGAGCTTTACTTTCAGATTATCAGAGACTAAATATAAATTTAATAGCAGAAGAAGTTAATCTAAAAACTTATTCTCCTTTATGGAGGAAAAACCAAGAGGAATACTTAAGGGAAATTGTAAAAGAGGGATTTAAATTCATTATAACTTCAGCTACAGCTTATGGGTTTCCTTTTCATCTATTAGGTAAAGTGATAGATGAACAAGATGTTGAGGAAATAATAGAAAGAGCAAGAAAATATGGTTTTAACCCAGCCTTTGAAGGCGGAGAAGCTGAAACATTTGTAATTTACGCACCACTGTTCAAAAGAGAATTAAAAGTAGAAGGATATAAAAAGAAAATAAGTGAATACGAGTGGAGATTTATAATAACTCATATACACTAG
- a CDS encoding amidohydrolase: MEIYNNSYTLENCSYIINFDSVMRDKNIVIEDGLIKSIGEEKEGDEIDCTNYIVIPGLVNAHTHTPMSILRGYYDDAELNEWLNKIWEFERNFDKRLMKLGSEISILEMLINGTTAFVDMYFNPLDVKELAEKYKIRAFAGYTFLDSMFEPYEIDKLQRNLTPSTYFKPIINVHSIYAVNEKTLKIAKQLRDELNEWIHIHVSETRKEIYEIKKKTGLFPVEYLNSIGLLNGKIQLVHLGWIASWEINLLDNATVTYCPTSNMKLATGGSFPLYEMLNKTNITLGTDGPASNNSLDLFREMKIGVLLQRQMYWNTNVKAHHLFKIATYNGYKLLDIQGGYIKQGNVADLVLLDKNRIYPLFKDRLLSHLVYYISGDYVKGTIINGIFRKRVDIEKVLLQKIKELYDILNS, from the coding sequence GTGGAGATTTATAATAACTCATATACACTAGAAAATTGCAGTTATATTATTAATTTTGATTCTGTTATGAGAGACAAAAATATCGTAATAGAAGATGGATTAATTAAAAGCATAGGTGAAGAGAAAGAAGGAGATGAAATAGATTGTACTAACTATATCGTTATCCCTGGCCTAGTGAATGCCCATACTCATACTCCTATGAGTATTTTAAGAGGATATTATGACGATGCAGAACTTAATGAATGGTTAAATAAAATCTGGGAATTTGAAAGAAACTTTGACAAAAGGTTAATGAAATTAGGCTCAGAAATCTCTATACTTGAAATGTTGATTAACGGAACAACAGCTTTTGTTGATATGTACTTTAATCCTCTTGATGTAAAGGAGTTGGCTGAAAAATATAAGATTAGAGCATTTGCTGGTTACACTTTCTTAGATTCTATGTTTGAACCTTATGAAATAGATAAACTTCAGAGAAATTTAACACCATCAACCTATTTTAAACCTATAATAAATGTACACAGCATTTACGCAGTTAACGAGAAAACATTAAAAATAGCAAAACAATTAAGAGATGAATTAAATGAATGGATACACATTCATGTTTCGGAAACAAGAAAAGAGATTTATGAAATAAAGAAAAAAACAGGCTTATTCCCAGTAGAATATCTTAATTCGATTGGGCTACTTAACGGGAAAATTCAATTAGTACACTTAGGTTGGATAGCTAGTTGGGAGATCAACTTATTAGATAATGCTACAGTAACATATTGTCCTACATCTAACATGAAACTTGCAACTGGAGGATCTTTTCCTTTATACGAAATGTTAAACAAAACAAATATTACTTTAGGTACTGATGGGCCAGCAAGTAATAATTCACTTGATTTATTTAGAGAAATGAAAATAGGTGTTTTACTTCAAAGACAAATGTATTGGAATACTAACGTTAAAGCACATCACTTATTTAAAATCGCTACTTATAACGGTTACAAATTATTAGATATTCAAGGAGGGTATATTAAGCAAGGTAATGTTGCAGATTTAGTTTTATTAGATAAAAATAGAATTTATCCTTTATTTAAAGACAGACTTCTATCCCATTTAGTATATTATATTTCAGGAGATTACGTAAAGGGAACTATAATAAATGGTATCTTTAGAAAAAGGGTAGACATAGAGAAAGTTTTACTTCAAAAAATTAAAGAGCTTTACGACATACTAAACTCTTGA
- the lrs14 gene encoding HTH-type transcriptional regulator Lrs14, with product MSQTQISGTRIKLPSGKDAGLVDILSFCYGLSETDVQVLIALAKSEARGTEDLETDLKLSKASINRSLNKLLEMGLVMRIKEPGNKAGRPRYLYKTKDYNELKQKILNDIKDCADKMAQLVDQEFSMS from the coding sequence ATGTCTCAAACTCAGATTAGTGGGACAAGAATAAAATTACCCTCCGGAAAAGATGCTGGGTTAGTCGACATACTATCATTTTGCTATGGCCTATCAGAAACTGATGTGCAAGTATTAATAGCTTTGGCTAAATCCGAAGCTAGAGGAACAGAAGATTTAGAGACGGACTTAAAATTATCAAAGGCTTCTATTAATAGAAGTTTAAATAAACTTCTAGAAATGGGATTAGTAATGAGAATTAAGGAACCTGGTAATAAAGCTGGTAGGCCTAGATATTTATATAAAACAAAAGATTATAATGAATTAAAGCAAAAAATACTTAATGACATTAAAGACTGTGCTGATAAAATGGCTCAATTAGTGGATCAAGAGTTTAGTATGTCGTAA
- a CDS encoding AbrB/MazE/SpoVT family DNA-binding domain-containing protein, with protein MPVEEIVKVSRNYQVTIPARIRQKFQVKEGDLVKVIFDENENVIKIQVLREPWK; from the coding sequence ATGCCTGTGGAAGAAATAGTTAAAGTCTCAAGAAATTATCAAGTAACAATACCGGCCAGAATAAGACAAAAATTCCAAGTTAAAGAAGGAGATCTAGTAAAAGTAATTTTCGATGAAAACGAAAATGTAATAAAGATCCAAGTCCTAAGGGAACCTTGGAAATAA
- a CDS encoding TatD family hydrolase, with translation MLIDVHAHIDTKEFDKDRDEIVRKCNILIVNAGVDLESNLKSLDLEKKYNNVIAAVGFHPEFIKDKINEVEKCLQLTKNAKIISEVGIDYYWIKEEEYRKKQIEILAKFLEIGEKDQKPVIIHVRGGLSDLINLIESFKVKFVIHAFEGSIKNAKKIIDLGGYISVPPILLRDKQRQEIVKNIDLEYILTETDSPFMAHEKMIRNEPCNVKLTIEKLAELKKMNKEEIEKKIEDNFKKLVHL, from the coding sequence ATGCTAATAGATGTACATGCACACATAGATACAAAAGAATTTGATAAAGACAGAGATGAAATAGTAAGAAAATGCAATATCCTTATAGTTAATGCAGGAGTCGACCTAGAAAGTAACTTAAAGTCATTAGACCTAGAGAAAAAATATAACAACGTAATTGCTGCAGTAGGTTTTCATCCAGAATTCATTAAGGATAAAATAAATGAAGTAGAAAAATGCTTACAACTTACGAAAAATGCTAAGATAATTAGTGAAGTAGGAATTGATTATTATTGGATAAAAGAAGAAGAATACAGGAAAAAACAAATCGAAATATTAGCTAAATTCCTTGAAATAGGAGAAAAAGATCAAAAACCAGTTATAATACATGTGAGAGGAGGATTAAGTGATTTAATTAATTTAATAGAATCTTTTAAAGTAAAATTTGTTATTCATGCTTTTGAAGGAAGTATAAAGAATGCTAAAAAGATAATTGATTTAGGTGGTTATATATCAGTTCCACCTATACTTTTGAGAGATAAACAAAGACAAGAAATAGTAAAAAACATTGACCTTGAATATATACTTACCGAAACCGATTCACCATTTATGGCTCATGAAAAAATGATAAGAAATGAACCTTGCAATGTTAAACTCACTATAGAAAAATTAGCTGAACTTAAAAAAATGAATAAAGAAGAAATTGAGAAAAAAATAGAAGATAACTTTAAAAAATTAGTTCATTTATGA
- a CDS encoding oxidase, producing MKKETWEWIWTGFAILLLAIVVVTTLPEVFTVGGVPSVFKVDIPANTPSSMVVQTTVYAEQYVFMIHEKGGGISSELVLPNGTVLPYYYNLMVVHPGQYLNMTMYAVMGKTATENMFIPVYNSKYVVDTQIVPGLTQYAVWYAGTPSGSPIAEGAYAFLDGEYNGPWFSYDIGEILVIPTSGYFSPSDISSYISSSNTAHSSGLVGDPYNPPIVVVSGSSPVLYAVSDKYAAFNDSIPGPTFVINANSTATLKIYIPTPNNDHNWLYNYTSAGTPQPMTGLYVGVYAVWWNGTITPVAYKVLNSSTYNTYMTFTFKATAPAYVYGIIYPAYYVYNLDDMSNLLTGEQAGYLMSLWGTILVEG from the coding sequence ATGAAAAAGGAAACTTGGGAATGGATTTGGACTGGATTTGCAATCTTACTTTTAGCTATAGTAGTGGTAACTACTTTACCAGAAGTTTTTACTGTTGGTGGTGTTCCATCAGTATTTAAAGTTGATATACCAGCTAATACTCCCTCATCAATGGTAGTACAAACTACCGTATATGCTGAACAATATGTATTTATGATTCATGAAAAAGGTGGTGGAATATCTTCAGAATTAGTTTTACCGAATGGAACTGTTTTACCATATTATTATAATTTAATGGTTGTTCACCCTGGTCAATATCTTAATATGACTATGTATGCTGTAATGGGAAAAACAGCTACGGAAAATATGTTTATTCCAGTTTATAATTCAAAATATGTTGTAGACACTCAGATAGTGCCAGGGTTAACACAGTATGCAGTATGGTATGCTGGTACTCCTAGTGGTTCACCAATTGCTGAGGGTGCATATGCTTTTCTTGATGGTGAGTATAATGGTCCATGGTTCTCATATGATATTGGTGAAATTTTAGTGATTCCAACATCTGGTTATTTCTCTCCATCAGATATTAGCAGTTATATTAGTTCTTCTAATACTGCTCATTCATCTGGTTTAGTTGGCGATCCATATAATCCTCCAATAGTAGTTGTTAGTGGCTCTTCACCAGTACTATATGCTGTAAGCGATAAATATGCAGCATTTAATGATTCTATACCAGGACCAACATTTGTAATAAATGCGAATTCTACTGCAACGTTGAAAATATATATACCGACTCCAAATAATGATCACAATTGGTTATATAACTATACATCTGCAGGCACTCCTCAGCCAATGACAGGACTTTATGTAGGAGTATATGCTGTATGGTGGAATGGTACTATAACTCCAGTAGCTTATAAAGTGTTGAACTCTTCAACATACAATACCTATATGACATTTACTTTCAAGGCAACAGCACCAGCGTATGTATATGGAATAATATATCCAGCATACTATGTCTATAACCTAGATGATATGTCAAACCTATTAACTGGTGAGCAAGCTGGATATTTAATGTCTTTGTGGGGAACAATTTTAGTAGAGGGGTGA
- a CDS encoding cbb3-type cytochrome c oxidase subunit I, with amino-acid sequence MGLKDLIVALFQLDKDWTTRIVMGMLVLGVIWGLLGVIDSLMVRIQETMWSTYGVLPFTPQEYYAGITLHAERDLFGFAQQVIYAIIIYFTIKLLNLQPRAKWLLNLSFVLLNISMMFMEGPILITAAQGFDNYFSAGSWYYLSPIGIPGYSLYVMSPLFFIGWILNDAFVYLAGFWIVYHYYLASKQIKEKLPVPLVFFLMIILLFMIGYSGVTVADVWDILAFAGVVGLNVIANQIAFWIFGHAVVYMAWLPAVGAMYLLIPTLANKPLYSDKMGRVAAVLYLIFSNNIPIHHLYMVNLPVDLKVLQEILTYAVTIPTFMTFLNLWATAKGANVSWNVITAFTATGWAGSILAGVTGISNGTISVDAIVHNTMWVVGHFHAMILLGIVPEAMAVLYFMLPMMTGRTWYSIKAAWIHFWGYLIGSALLIIGFELLGLDGILRRAEIVPRVPYVIDAENLATVGAVIAQLATLVWFLNLVMTLVKGKVLKAEGLSLGQLINTVAMQLDWNNAGFSIRGIQSVFNHSKISKRALGAWWGLAALGAILIIISAIPLVLVGNASNPADPLEWAWISMLTLGIILSAVGALKGANTV; translated from the coding sequence GTGGGACTTAAGGATTTAATAGTTGCATTATTCCAATTAGATAAGGATTGGACTACTAGAATTGTTATGGGAATGTTAGTCTTAGGTGTAATATGGGGATTACTGGGTGTTATAGATTCATTAATGGTAAGAATACAAGAGACTATGTGGAGTACTTATGGAGTATTACCATTTACACCACAAGAGTATTATGCTGGTATTACATTACATGCTGAAAGAGACCTATTTGGTTTTGCGCAACAAGTAATTTATGCAATTATTATTTACTTTACTATAAAATTACTTAATTTGCAACCTAGAGCAAAATGGTTATTAAACTTATCTTTTGTTTTATTAAATATTTCTATGATGTTTATGGAAGGACCAATTTTAATAACAGCTGCTCAAGGTTTTGATAATTACTTCTCTGCTGGGTCATGGTATTACTTATCACCTATTGGAATACCGGGTTATTCTCTATATGTAATGAGTCCATTATTCTTTATAGGCTGGATATTGAATGATGCTTTCGTTTATTTGGCTGGTTTCTGGATTGTTTATCATTATTACTTAGCCTCGAAGCAAATTAAAGAGAAATTACCAGTCCCATTAGTATTCTTCTTAATGATTATCTTATTATTCATGATAGGATACTCTGGTGTAACAGTGGCTGATGTATGGGATATATTGGCTTTTGCTGGTGTTGTAGGGTTAAATGTTATTGCCAATCAAATAGCATTCTGGATATTTGGTCATGCTGTAGTTTATATGGCATGGTTGCCAGCAGTTGGTGCAATGTACTTACTAATTCCAACATTAGCTAACAAACCATTATATAGTGATAAAATGGGTAGAGTTGCTGCTGTATTATACTTAATATTCTCTAACAATATCCCCATACACCACCTCTATATGGTTAATTTGCCAGTTGATCTGAAGGTACTTCAAGAAATACTTACTTATGCAGTAACTATACCAACTTTTATGACATTCCTAAACTTATGGGCTACTGCTAAAGGTGCTAATGTAAGTTGGAACGTTATAACTGCATTTACTGCAACTGGTTGGGCTGGATCTATATTGGCTGGTGTAACTGGAATTTCAAATGGAACAATATCTGTTGATGCAATAGTTCATAACACAATGTGGGTAGTAGGACACTTCCACGCTATGATATTATTAGGTATTGTACCAGAGGCTATGGCTGTATTATACTTCATGTTACCAATGATGACTGGAAGAACTTGGTATTCAATAAAGGCTGCATGGATTCACTTCTGGGGATATTTAATTGGTTCAGCACTATTGATTATCGGTTTTGAGTTATTAGGTCTTGATGGTATTTTAAGAAGGGCTGAAATTGTACCAAGAGTTCCATATGTTATTGATGCAGAGAATCTAGCTACTGTAGGTGCAGTAATAGCACAATTAGCTACATTAGTATGGTTCCTTAATTTAGTAATGACATTAGTAAAAGGTAAAGTATTAAAAGCTGAAGGATTATCATTAGGACAATTAATAAATACTGTTGCAATGCAATTAGATTGGAACAATGCTGGATTTAGTATAAGAGGGATTCAGAGTGTGTTTAATCATTCAAAAATATCAAAGAGGGCTTTGGGTGCATGGTGGGGTCTTGCTGCTTTAGGTGCTATATTAATAATTATAAGTGCCATTCCATTAGTCCTTGTAGGTAATGCTTCTAATCCAGCTGATCCATTAGAATGGGCATGGATTAGTATGTTAACTTTAGGTATTATTTTATCTGCTGTTGGTGCCCTTAAGGGGGCTAATACGGTTTAA
- a CDS encoding HAD family hydrolase yields MKGIIFDLDGTLANTAFIHKEAWELALSSLNIKSEVRIETLLGRKTADIAKILAKERWEELMKIKNKIYLDLVKKKAKGRECAIELIDKARKLGYKIAIVTSSNYISAKEVLNSIRINPDLLITSDEVKNGKPDPEGVILALKKLNLNPSLSIGVGDTEVDVLAFKNAGLYKIYLVRSEVPIDDSKVIALGAKIVNSLCEILKELNS; encoded by the coding sequence ATGAAAGGTATTATTTTTGATTTAGATGGTACATTAGCTAATACTGCTTTTATTCATAAAGAAGCATGGGAACTTGCATTATCTAGCCTTAATATAAAAAGTGAAGTAAGAATAGAGACGTTATTAGGGAGAAAAACAGCAGATATTGCAAAGATTCTAGCAAAAGAAAGATGGGAAGAATTAATGAAAATTAAAAATAAGATTTACCTTGATTTAGTAAAGAAGAAAGCTAAAGGTAGAGAGTGTGCGATTGAACTTATAGATAAAGCGAGAAAACTCGGATATAAAATTGCTATAGTTACTTCTTCTAATTATATTTCAGCTAAAGAAGTTTTGAATAGTATAAGAATAAACCCAGATTTACTTATTACATCAGATGAAGTAAAGAATGGCAAACCAGATCCCGAAGGTGTAATTCTAGCCTTAAAAAAGCTAAATCTTAATCCTTCTTTATCTATAGGTGTAGGGGATACTGAAGTAGATGTATTAGCCTTTAAAAATGCCGGATTATATAAAATATACCTTGTCAGGTCAGAGGTTCCTATAGATGATAGCAAAGTCATAGCTTTAGGGGCAAAAATTGTTAACTCCCTTTGCGAGATACTTAAGGAGTTAAACTCATAA